A region from the Sorex araneus isolate mSorAra2 chromosome 6, mSorAra2.pri, whole genome shotgun sequence genome encodes:
- the LOC101555345 gene encoding olfactory receptor 1052-like yields the protein MVLKNGTVKTEFILLGFSDHPELQSLLFIVFFVIYTITLMGNLGMILLITTTSQLHTPMYFFLCVLSFIDACSSSVIAPKLLTDLVSLKKTISYNGCAAQLYFFCCLVDTESFLLVAMAYDRYIAICNPLLYTVIMSKRICGQLVIGAFLGGTMSAITHTTNTLHISFCSKEINHFFCDISPLFALSCTDTYVHDIVLVVASGLVEAICLLTVLLSYVFIIVAILKTGSAEGRKKGFSTCASHLIVVTIYHGTIIFIYMRPSTGHSLDSDKVTAVFYTLMIPMLNPLIYSLRNKDVKNAFRRMVGWKLHD from the coding sequence ATGGTGTTGAAGAATGGCACTGTGAAGACTGAATTCATTCTCTTGGGATTTAGTGACCATCCGGAACTTCAGAGTCttcttttcattgtgttttttgtcATCTACACCATCACCCTGATGGGAAACCTTGGAATGATTTTATTAATCACAACTACTTCCCAGTTACACACCCCAATGTACTTTTTCCTCTGTGTATTATCCTTCATAGATGCATGTTCTTCTTCTGTCATTGCCCCCAAATTACTTACAGATTTGGTTTCCCTTAAGAAAACCATTTCTTACAATGGCTGTGCTGCTCAGTTATACTTTTTCTGCTGTTTGGTAGACACAGAATCTTTTCTCTTAGTTGCCATGGCTTATGACCGGTACATAGCAATCTGCAACCCACTTCTGTATACTGTTATTATGTCCAAGAGAATTTGTGGGCAACTTGTAATTGGAGCATTTTTGGGAGGCACAATGAGTGCCATAACTCATACTACAAATACCTTACATATCTCTTTCTGCTCTAAAGAAATCAACCATTTCTTTTGTGACATCTCCCCGCTCTTCGCTCTGTCTTGCACTGACACTTATGTGCATGACATTGTTCTGGTGGTCGCTTCTGGTTTGGTGGAAGCCATATGCCTCCTAACAGTTCTTCTCTCTTATGTGTTCATCATAGTAGCCATTCTTAAAACAGGTTCCGCTGAGGGCAGAAAAAAGGGGTTCTCCACTTGCGCTTCCCATCTTATTGTAGTTACAATTTACCATGGAACAATCATCTTCATTTATATGCGTCCCAGCACAGGTCATTCACTGGATAGTGACAAAGTCACTGCTGTGTTCTATACACTGATGATACCCATGTTGAACCCCCTAATATACAGTCTCAGGAACAAAGATGTGAAAAATGCCTTTCGAAGAATGGTTGGTTGGAAACTGCATGATTAG
- the LOC129406006 gene encoding olfactory receptor 5I1-like: MVLKNGTVKTEFILLGFSDHPELQSVLFIVFFVIYTITLMGNLGMILLITTSSHLHTPMYFFLCLLSFIDACYSSVIAPKLLADLVSLKKTISYNGCAAQLYFFCSLVDTESFLLAAMAYDRYIAICNPLLYTVIMSKRICGQLAIGAFLGGTISSIIHTTNTFHLSFCSKEINHFFCDISPLFSLSCTDTYVHDIILVVFASLVEAICLLTVLLSYVFIIVAILKTNSAEGRKKGFSTCASHLIVVTIYHGTLIFIYLRPSTGHSLDIDKVTSVFYTLVIPMLNPLIYSLRNKDVKNAFRRLIGRKLHD; the protein is encoded by the coding sequence ATGGTGTTGAAGAATGGCACTGTGAAGACTGAATTCATTCTCTTGGGATTTAGTGACCATCCGGAACTTCAGAGTGttcttttcattgtgttttttgtcATCTACACCATTACCCTGATGGGAAACCTTGGAATGATTTTATTAATCACAACTAGTTCCCACTTGCACACCCCGATGTACTTTTTCCTCTGCTTGTTATCCTTCATAGATGCTTGCTATTCTTCTGTCATTGCCCCCAAATTACTTGCAGATTTGGTTTCCCTTAAGAAAACCATTTCTTACAATGGTTGTGCTGCTCAGTTATACTTTTTCTGCTCTTTAGTAGACACAGAATCCTTTCTCTTAGCTGCCATGGCTTATGACCGGTACATAGCAATCTGCAACCCACTTCTCTATACTGTTATTATGTCCAAGAGAATTTGTGGGCAACTTGCAATTGGAGCATTTTTGGGGGGCACAATAAGTTCCATAATTCATACCACAAATACCTTCCATCTGTCTTTCTGTTCCAAAGAAATCAACCATTTCTTTTGTGATATCTCCCCGCTCTTCTCTCTGTCCTGCACTGACACTTACGTACATGACATTATTCTGGTGGTCTTTGCTAGTTTGGTGGAAGCCATATGCCTCCTAACAGTTCTTCTCTCTTATGTGTTCATCATAGTAGCTATTCTTAAAACAAATTCTGCTGAGGGCAGAAAAAAGGGGTTTTCCACTTGTGCTTCCCATCTTATTGTAGTTACAATTTACCATGGAACACTCATCTTCATTTATTTGCGTCCCAGCACAGGTCATTCACTGGATATTGACAAAGTCACTTCTGTGTTCTATACACTGGTCATACCCATGTTGAACCCCCTAATATACAGTCTCAGGAACAAAGATGTCAAAAATGCCTTTCGAAGACTGATTGGTCGGAAACTGCATGATTAG
- the LOC101555607 gene encoding olfactory receptor 5W2-like, whose amino-acid sequence MAVENCSVFSEFIFLGLSSRRDVQLGLFVFFLFVYGTTVIANVGMILLIKMDSRLHTPMYYFLSNLSFCDVCYSSSVSPKMLADFLAEKKRIPYHLCPIQMYVFGAFADLECLMLAVMAYDRYVAICNPLLYTVAMSRKLCTQLVVFSYMVGLVDSAIHTSLAFRLSFCNSNVINHFFCDIPPLLALSTSDTSINEIVMFTFIGCVVGFSIITVLLSYSYIITTIFRMKSAEGRRKAFSTCASHLTAVAIFHGTLLFMYFRPSSSYSMDTDKMASVFYTVVIPMLNPLIYSLRNKDVKCALKKAMGTELHSG is encoded by the coding sequence ATGGCGGTGGAAAATTGCAGTGTATTTTCTGAGTTCATATTCTTAGGACTGTCTAGCAGACGGGATGTACAACTTGGGCTCtttgtgttttttctctttgtttacgGCACAACTGTGATTGCCAATGTAGGGATGATTCTGCTGATCAAGATGGACTCCAGactccacacacccatgtactaTTTCCTGAGCAATCTGTCTTTCTGTGATGTCTGTTATTCCTCCTCCGTCTCTCCCAAGATGCTGGCTGATTTCTTAGCCGAGAAAAAGAGGATCCCATACCATCTCTGTCCCATTCAAATGTATGTCTTTGGTGCCTTTGCTGATCTGGAATGTCTCATGTTAGCTGTCATGGCTTATGACCGTTATGTAGCCATTTGCAACCCACTTCTTTATACAGTGGCCATGTCCAGGAAACTCTGTACCCAGCTAGTTGTCTTTTCCTACATGGTGGGATTGGTGGATTCTGCGATTCACACCTCTTTAGCATTTCGGTTGTCTTTTTGCAACTCCAATGTCATCAATCACTTCTTCTGCGACATCCCCCCCTTGCTTGCCCTCTCCACCTCAGACACCTCCATCAATGAGATAGTGATGTTCACTTTCATTGGTTGTGTCGTGGGGTTCAGCATAATCACTGTCCTCCTCTCCTACAGCTACATCATAACCACTATCTTTAGAATGAAATCAGCCGAGGGGAGACGCAAAGCCTTCTCTACCTGTGCCTCCCACTTAACTGCAGTGGCTATATTTCACGGCACTCTCTTGTTCATGTATTTTCGACCAAGTTCAAGTTACTCCATGGACACTGACAAAATGGCTTCTGTTTTCTACACAGTTGTCATTCCTATGTTAAACCCATTGATCTACAGCTTAAGAAATAAAGATGTGAAGTGTGCCCTGAAAAAAGCAATGGGCACTGAATTACACTCTGGATGA